DNA sequence from the Cohnella herbarum genome:
CTTTTCCGCATAGCGGGCGCTTAATCGGATCAAGGCTTATGAATGGTTTTGACATGATTGAGATGTATAAACGTGCTGGAGCCATCCGCCGTGACCAATTCAAGCAGGTTGTTGCGAACGGACTTGAGCAAGCCGATTTTCTCGGGATGTTTTCCCAAGTCTAGAATAACGAATTCGTTCTCGTATTTCCTTAACTGCTGGTCAAAGGTGCGCGCAAGCGATGCCGTCGTCGGGTGGATCGGAAACTTTTCCTGGTCCAGGGCATAGGGCGTCATATGCGGATCATAGGGGACGAGTAGTTTCAAATGCTGCATCGATACGTAGAGCGACCTGAACATCGGCGAGTAGAAAACGAAGAAATCATTCATGATGCTCGTGACGTAACCGTGTACGGTTTGATTGCCCGAGATATACAACTCCGAGAACATTCCCTTGGCGTTAAGTAAAACTTTGCGATAGGACAAATCCGTTGCGGGATCAAGCGGCGGCTCGGACGGCACGCCGAAATTAGCTTCGAGAGCGTGGGCGCGCGTCAGTTGCTCGATATGGACAAGCGGGACGTACAGGAATTGGGTGCCGTTATGCAGCACTAGAATATCGTCGCCCAGATCGATGAGCGTGCCTTTGACAGGAAACCGATTGCCCGAGACGGTTAGAGACACGGATTGGTTCAAATAAGTTTTCATGGGCTCAGAGGAAGCACCTCTTTGGCGGCTGCGGTCGACTCTGGACTTGGATTAATTAACGAAGGTCGTCCGTTATTACGGCCTTGACTGCCACCGAATAGGCTCCCCAAGGTTCTACTGCCCCAGGGTCTATTGCCGCCGATTCTGTTCCCAACGGATTTGTTACCCACCGTTTTACTGCCACCCGATCTGTTACCTCCGGATTTGTTCCAATCCGTTTTAATGCCGCTGGATTTATTGTTGTTTGTATGGTTATTCTTCCTTTTCGCCGAAGAACGAACGGTTTTAATATAGAAAATCGGAATTCTCACCAACTCGCTTTCAACAATAAGCAAGACGTTGTCCTTGGCGACTTCGGCAAGGAAACCGTCTAGCTTTTCCGGGCTACCGCTGTTGATTTGAATGTGTTTATGGCGCAAACGGGAGAGCAGAGCTTGGAAGTCGGGAGCGTGGATGAAGCTTTTATGGAGACCGGCGCTGCGTCCTCCGGAGCGACCGCCGACGCTTTTTCCTCCATCGGTGGAACTTCCCGCGATGTTTCTGACGTGAGCCCCATTGACATAGCAAATCTTGCTGTCGGATAGAATGACCAAATAATCCCCGGCAATCGCTAACAGAATACCCTCGATGCTATCGGAACCTCCACGATTGACGCGCACTTCCTTTCCGTTTAGATGTCCGGCTTGCAAGACGAGATGAGGTTGGCGCGTTTTATTATCCAATGGTCGCGGTGCCGTTTGAACGGGTTGCCGTGGATTAAAACTGAATAGCATGTGACTTTCTCCTTCCATAGTAGAGAAATAAATGTTGATAGAATCGCTCAATATATATCTATGTGTCCTTTGCGGGAACAGATACGGTTGGTTGTCCGAGAAGAGCGAAAAATCCGCTAAAGATCGAGTAGATACGCCTCTTTTAGCCTCGATTCTGCGCTTGTCTCTATCGGCAACGGGCAACTTCTCATAGACTGAATAATCTTCATCAGGAGGTGATCTTCATTGAGCATTGAATTGCATGGTACATGCCGTACTCGTCCAAAGCGCTTATATCGGAAATGCAAATGTTGGTGGAAGAAAGACAACCGTAAGAAAAAATGCGCTGCAAGAAATCCCAAACGGAAAAATCCGAATAAAGGTCATGAAGGTACGGATCAACAACATGAACATCGGACCTGGGGGAACTGGGGAGGACACGCTAGCGGCGGACGTACCGTTGGACGTACGGGCGGACGTACGGGCGGTTGCTTGGATGGTAGAACCGAAGGTCGTACTGGAGGACGTACTGGAGGACGTACCGGAGGACGAACAGGGGGACATACCGTCGGACGAACGGGCGGAAATTGCGATTAGAGATAAGCTCATGAAAGCCATATAAAGCTACACGATGTTGAGGTTTTTCTTTCGCAGACTGGACTGCCGAGGGAAACCTTTTCTTTTTTGGCTTGGTTCATAGACGAATGCCGTTCCGCTAATGCCGGGGCGACATACGCTGATTCTGATGAATCGACGCTTGAAGAGAAAGGCGGAGTCGGCATGCCGCTACCGGTCAGAACGCTCCTTATTAGTGAATCTGCAAGCCGAGAGTTAGAGAAAAACCTATGGAACGACAAATACGTGCGGGCAAAAATGAGAACGAACGGCAGAACGGTGCCGGTTTCGGTACGCTATCGGGGAGGACATACGCGAAGCTATCCTAAACGCTCGTACGAAGTCGTAAGTAAAAATCAAGCCTTCCACTACAATGCTGAATATGATGACCCTTCGATGATTCGCAATGCGCTTTCGTTCGCTTTCTTTCCTATGATCGGCGTGCCCGCCCCTAAAACCAAGCATGTCGAATTGGTCGTTAACGGCGAATCGTTAGGCGTTTATCTAGAAATCGAAGGGGTCGAGAGGTTATTTTTCAACAGAAGGAGGATCGGCGCTTCTTCCCTGTTCTATGCAATCAACGATCGGGCGGATTTTAGCCTATTGTCTTCGGCAACGAATCGAAGGAAATCATCGCTTCTTGCGGGTTATGAATACCGATTCGGAGCAACTGCAGAGAGGACGAAACTAAAATCGTTCATTAAAGGGATTAATACGCTTAAAGGAGCGCAAGGGGAGGCTTTCATTCGTTCCCGTTTAGACGTTAATAACTATTTAAGTTGGTTAGCCGGAGCGGTATTAACCGGAAATTACGACGGATTCGAGCAAAATTACGCAATCTACCGAAGTAAGCTTACAGGGAAGCTTAGACTGATTCCATGGGACTATGAGGGGACTTGGGGACGGAATTGCTATGGTCGGATCGTGGAGAGCGATTTGGTGTCGGTTGCCGGTTACAATGCGCTTACGCGTAAGATGCTAGCTTATCCGAGCTTCAGGAAGAAATATAAACTCATTTTGGAAAATGCATTGAACGGTCCCTTCGCGGAGAGCAGATTAATGCCGATAGTGGAAGAGATGATCGGACAGTTATCGCCTTATATCCGGAACGATCCTTCCCGCAGATGGTCCTATGGGGATTATCAAGGCGAATCCGGCGTAATCCGCAATTATATCCGGGAAAGACGGGCAATCGTCAGAGCCGAGCTACAGCAACTGTAACAGGAACATTTGTTCTTGTCGCCTTCCTGTCGGAAACGGATTCTGATATGATGGGAGGAGAAGAAAGGCGGGTTTGAGGAATGGATTTGTTTAGTTTTCGCGAGGAATCGGAGCCGCAAGCCAGATTGCTTGCAGATCGCTTGCGGCCGGAGACGCTGGAAGAATATATCGGTCAGGATCATATTGTCGGAGAAGGGAAGTTGCTTCGAAGGGCGATTGAGGGGGACGTCGTTTCGTCCATCCTCTTGTTCGGGCCTCCGGGTTGCGGCAAAACGACTTTAGCGCATATCATTTCCAAACAAACGAAGGGCGATTTCGTGCGGTTAAACGCGGTCGATGCATCGGTGAAGGACGTAAGGGAAGTTATCGAACAAGCGGAGCGCAATAAGAGCATGTACGGCCGTAAAACAATTTTGTTTCTGGACGAGGTTCATAGATTTAACAGCGCTAGGCAAGATGCCCTTCTCCCGGCGGTAGAACGGGGAATCATTACGTTTATCGGCGCGACTACGGAAAACCCGTTTCATTCCGTGAACGGCGCTTTATTGTCGCGGTCGACTTTGTTCCGCTTGGAGCCATTAACCAAAGAGCATTCGATGCAGGCGATGCGCAGAGCGTTAGCCGATTCGGTTAAAGGGCTCGGCTTCATGAAGCTGGTTGCGGAAGAAGAAGCGCTCGAGCATATCGCCTCCATGGCCAACGGGGATATTCGTCGCGCCTTAACCGCATTGGAGCTCGCGGCGGTTACGACGCCTTCGGAATTGGATGGCACCGTGCGCGTGACGGTGGATGTTGCGGAGGAGTCTATTCGCCATTCAACGGTACAAGCGGACGAGTCTACGCAATACGATGTGCTTTCGGCTTTCCATAAGAGCGTCAGGGGCTCAAGCGACGCGGCGCTATATTGGTTTCTCTACGCGGTAGAGAAGCTGGGAATGGATCCGATGGTGTTCCTCCGGCGCTTGACCGTCGCGTGCTCCGAAGATATCGGTCTAGCTAATCCGCAAGCTATGGTACAAGCCGTAAGCGCGATGGAAGCTTATCATAGAATAGGTTGGCCGGAATCCAAATATATCGTCGCGCAAGCGATACTGTTTGCCGTGGAAAGCCCCAAATCCAACGCGATCGCGATTACGATCGGACGGATCATGGAATCTTTCGACGCAACGAAGTCCGCTGAAGTACCGCTTCACTTGAGGGATGCTCATTATAGCGGCGCCAAGAAACTTGGACATGTCGGATATCAGTATCCGCACGATTATCCGGGTCACTACGTGGATCAGAATTATTTGCCGGACAAGCTGTCTTCCAAAGTTTTCTACGAGGCAACGCAGCAAGGGATGGAAGATAAAATTCGTCAAAATCAACAGAAACGTAGAGCGAATCGAAAAACGAGGTAACTTTTGGTCGATTCCTATCGTTGGTATGGTAATATATCTTTATATGGATTTACGTTATTTGAACTAATGGAGGCGAGAGCGTGATGCGTCGCAACAATTGGCGTCTCGCTAGCCTGTACATCTGTACGATGGGCTTGTTTCTGATCGTTAGCCTTTATAACTTCATGTCTTT
Encoded proteins:
- a CDS encoding replication-associated recombination protein A translates to MDLFSFREESEPQARLLADRLRPETLEEYIGQDHIVGEGKLLRRAIEGDVVSSILLFGPPGCGKTTLAHIISKQTKGDFVRLNAVDASVKDVREVIEQAERNKSMYGRKTILFLDEVHRFNSARQDALLPAVERGIITFIGATTENPFHSVNGALLSRSTLFRLEPLTKEHSMQAMRRALADSVKGLGFMKLVAEEEALEHIASMANGDIRRALTALELAAVTTPSELDGTVRVTVDVAEESIRHSTVQADESTQYDVLSAFHKSVRGSSDAALYWFLYAVEKLGMDPMVFLRRLTVACSEDIGLANPQAMVQAVSAMEAYHRIGWPESKYIVAQAILFAVESPKSNAIAITIGRIMESFDATKSAEVPLHLRDAHYSGAKKLGHVGYQYPHDYPGHYVDQNYLPDKLSSKVFYEATQQGMEDKIRQNQQKRRANRKTR
- a CDS encoding CotH kinase family protein; amino-acid sequence: MAWFIDECRSANAGATYADSDESTLEEKGGVGMPLPVRTLLISESASRELEKNLWNDKYVRAKMRTNGRTVPVSVRYRGGHTRSYPKRSYEVVSKNQAFHYNAEYDDPSMIRNALSFAFFPMIGVPAPKTKHVELVVNGESLGVYLEIEGVERLFFNRRRIGASSLFYAINDRADFSLLSSATNRRKSSLLAGYEYRFGATAERTKLKSFIKGINTLKGAQGEAFIRSRLDVNNYLSWLAGAVLTGNYDGFEQNYAIYRSKLTGKLRLIPWDYEGTWGRNCYGRIVESDLVSVAGYNALTRKMLAYPSFRKKYKLILENALNGPFAESRLMPIVEEMIGQLSPYIRNDPSRRWSYGDYQGESGVIRNYIRERRAIVRAELQQL
- a CDS encoding DUF2642 domain-containing protein codes for the protein MKTYLNQSVSLTVSGNRFPVKGTLIDLGDDILVLHNGTQFLYVPLVHIEQLTRAHALEANFGVPSEPPLDPATDLSYRKVLLNAKGMFSELYISGNQTVHGYVTSIMNDFFVFYSPMFRSLYVSMQHLKLLVPYDPHMTPYALDQEKFPIHPTTASLARTFDQQLRKYENEFVILDLGKHPEKIGLLKSVRNNLLELVTADGSSTFIHLNHVKTIHKP